A single region of the Sphingobium sp. TKS genome encodes:
- a CDS encoding TonB-dependent receptor, giving the protein MAADYKWQMGNAEPFVGIVFSTRSKANANIGGARGLVITPDFASSVAPQDTYTIPGYSLVDVRAGASFNDGRYRVTLFGKNVFNKYYVTSIFTDYDTIARFAGQPATYGVTVAFKFN; this is encoded by the coding sequence TTGGCTGCCGACTATAAATGGCAGATGGGCAACGCCGAACCCTTCGTGGGCATCGTCTTCTCGACGCGCAGCAAGGCCAATGCCAATATCGGCGGGGCGCGCGGACTGGTGATTACACCCGACTTCGCATCGTCCGTAGCCCCCCAAGATACCTACACCATCCCCGGCTATTCGCTGGTGGACGTGCGCGCCGGCGCATCCTTCAACGATGGCCGCTATCGCGTGACGCTGTTTGGCAAGAACGTGTTCAACAAATACTATGTGACGAGCATATTCACCGACTACGACACCATTGCGCGGTTCGCCGGACAACCGGCGACATATGGTGTGACGGTCGCATTCAAATTCAATTGA
- a CDS encoding TonB-dependent receptor, which yields MGLAITALSGDTLKSQNIVSLSDLANSIPGLSYAPSATQTPVYTLRGVGFYETSLAAYPTTSVYVDQVPLSFPALSTHANFDLERVEVLKGPQGTLFGQNSTGGAINFIAAKPTNSFEMGGDISYGRFNRIEGNAYVSGPLTDTLRARLAVTGAHADDWQRSYTRNDKLGEVAYYGARLLLDWDPVDTVSVEINLNGWRDRSDPQAPQYQTLLSQSPATTVPGLRAFPFSPFNARAADWTPSTRPHADNRLLQGSARINWDVTSDITVTSITSYVDYKPDQGFETDGTTLMADDFIVDKGRIKSFSQELRIANRPSGALRWVLGANYEKSHVYEYQLQTLSDISTAPIFGYTGAYVYSDQRMRNYAFFANAEYDINERITLKGGARYTNARRTAATCTGDPGDGTFAAAFDGLANAIQLGSFPVAGFTPTGVPVPPIGAGCAPLDNTTLDGTPATYLPGEFRDMLKEDNVSWRAGVDFKVSGNALLYVNVAKGYKAGSFPIASAATFEQFLPVTQESLLSYEAGFKLSALERRLQIVGAGFYYDYKDKQLRSKIVDPIFGVLDALDNIPKSRMIGAELDVTLTPVPGLTLAASGSILDSKVTKFVGLDTAGGPMDYKGSVIPYTPKIS from the coding sequence GTGGGCCTGGCGATCACGGCGCTTAGCGGCGACACGCTCAAGAGCCAAAACATTGTCTCCCTGAGCGACCTGGCAAATTCCATTCCCGGTCTCAGCTATGCCCCTTCGGCCACACAGACCCCGGTCTATACATTGCGCGGCGTCGGCTTTTACGAGACTTCCCTTGCGGCCTATCCGACGACCAGCGTCTACGTCGATCAGGTTCCGCTGTCGTTTCCGGCGCTCTCTACCCATGCCAATTTCGACTTGGAGCGGGTGGAAGTTCTCAAGGGACCGCAAGGGACGCTGTTCGGCCAGAACTCGACAGGCGGCGCGATCAACTTCATCGCAGCCAAGCCGACGAACAGCTTCGAAATGGGCGGCGATATATCCTATGGCCGCTTCAATCGTATCGAGGGGAATGCCTATGTCAGCGGACCGCTGACGGACACTCTGCGCGCTCGTCTTGCCGTCACCGGCGCGCATGCCGATGACTGGCAACGCAGCTATACGCGTAATGACAAACTGGGCGAAGTCGCTTACTACGGCGCACGTCTGCTACTCGACTGGGATCCGGTCGATACCGTCAGCGTCGAGATCAACCTCAATGGCTGGCGCGACCGGAGTGATCCGCAGGCCCCGCAATATCAGACCTTGTTGTCACAATCCCCGGCAACCACGGTTCCGGGTTTGCGGGCATTCCCCTTCTCCCCGTTCAATGCGCGCGCGGCCGACTGGACTCCCTCGACCCGCCCGCATGCAGACAACCGTCTGCTGCAAGGGTCGGCGCGTATCAATTGGGATGTGACAAGCGATATCACCGTGACCTCGATCACATCCTATGTAGACTACAAGCCCGATCAGGGATTCGAAACCGATGGCACTACTCTTATGGCCGATGATTTCATCGTCGACAAAGGGCGCATCAAATCCTTCAGCCAAGAGCTTAGAATCGCGAACAGACCGAGTGGTGCCCTCCGGTGGGTCTTGGGGGCGAACTACGAAAAGAGTCATGTCTACGAATATCAGTTGCAGACACTTTCTGACATCAGCACCGCTCCCATATTTGGTTACACCGGTGCTTATGTCTATTCAGACCAGCGCATGCGTAACTACGCGTTCTTCGCCAACGCCGAATACGACATCAACGAACGGATTACGTTGAAGGGCGGCGCCCGGTATACGAATGCGCGAAGGACCGCAGCGACCTGTACGGGCGATCCCGGGGATGGCACCTTCGCCGCTGCATTCGACGGTCTGGCAAATGCGATCCAGCTCGGATCCTTCCCGGTCGCCGGCTTCACCCCCACCGGCGTTCCCGTGCCGCCCATTGGCGCGGGTTGCGCGCCGCTCGACAACACCACGCTCGACGGAACGCCGGCGACCTATCTCCCCGGCGAATTCCGGGACATGCTGAAGGAAGACAATGTCTCCTGGCGCGCGGGTGTCGATTTCAAGGTGTCGGGGAACGCGCTGCTCTACGTCAATGTCGCAAAGGGGTACAAGGCGGGCAGCTTCCCTATCGCATCGGCCGCGACTTTCGAGCAGTTCCTGCCGGTGACGCAGGAATCGCTGCTGTCCTATGAAGCCGGCTTCAAACTGTCTGCGCTTGAGCGGCGCCTTCAGATCGTCGGCGCTGGCTTCTATTATGACTACAAGGATAAGCAGCTTCGTTCGAAGATCGTCGACCCGATTTTTGGCGTACTGGATGCGCTCGACAACATCCCCAAGTCCCGGATGATCGGTGCCGAACTGGATGTGACGCTCACGCCCGTTCCCGGCCTGACGCTTGCCGCGTCGGGCTCCATCCTCGACAGCAAGGTCACGAAATTCGTTGGCCTGGATACAGCCGGCGGGCCGATGGACTATAAGGGATCAGTCATTCCCTATACGCCTAAAATCAGTTGA